In Candidatus Nomurabacteria bacterium, the DNA window GCCAGCTGGTAGAAGCGCCACACTATTAAATACAAAAATCCATAAAAGCTAAAAAATAGTAACGTTGTGCTAAAAGTAAGCAAATGATCACTGGGGTTAACAATCCTGTCTGAAACATCAAATAGCAGACCAAACGGGTTAATAAACACGTCCCAGCTGTTCCATCGTAAATAACGACCTAAATATATTGCAAATCCACTCATTAGCAGCACGGCTACCGGAAGCCAATGCCCGTTGTTTTTAAATCTTTTTACAGCACTAACATGCACCAGTAACAGCGCAACCATCCCTAAAATTATCCCATTTATGGCGTAGCTAATAAGCAACACGATATCAAAAATACGCTGCGGGTCATCAAAATAGCCTTTTAAGTGTACGAAATCAGTGGTCAAGTAAAATGCGTTTGGTAAAAATAGTAACCAAAAAATAAAGTAAATAATATTTCTTTTTGACCACGTAAGACCACTTTGTAAAGTCTTACGGTATAGCAGCCACGCAAAGATTAAAGGTACCCATGCAAGAAGTAGGTTCCACAGTAAAAACAATAAACTTGTAGAGTGGGTAATACTAACCCGTATAAAACTTAAATTCGCACAAAATAAGCTAAAGAGCACTAAAGCCATAAAGACACCACCATACGTGCTACGAAATATATGTGGTTGCTTCATTACAGTAATTATAAAATATTTATAAATATTAGTCGAACTTATGGAAGTATGTTGGACTATCTACTAAATGTTCGATCTTAAACTGATACTCCGTTAATACACTTTGAAGTTGCTGGTGATTTTTACCAAGTGCATTCAGTACGATGTACGGTTCTAGCACGTCAAACCCGCAAAACGCCAATGTACCATGCTGGATAGGATGGAGAATCTGCGGTATGGTCGCCTTGTGTTTACCGTCTATACGATAATAATCGTTTGGTCCGCCTGCGGTCACGCATAGCATTGCACGTTTACCCCTTAGAAGCCCGTTTTCGTAAATTTTACCACCGTCCCACGCAACACCCATAGCCAGCACACGGTCAAACCAGCCTTTTAATACTGCCGGTACACTAAACCACCACAAAGGAGTGTGAAAAATAACTAAATCTGCTTGAGCAAGCTTTTCTATTTCTGCCACGATGTCTGGCGCAAACGACATACCTTCTAGCTGGGCATGTTTTTGTTCCAGCATATAGTTAAAGTGTTGGCCACTGGTTGTTGTGAAATCATATTTTTCTGCTTTGGCTGCAAAGCCGCTGCCATATAAATCAGATTCCAGAACTGTGTGTCCTTGGTGCGACAGCACGCTAATAGTAACGTTTTTAAGCGCAGACGTAAGTGACGTAGCCTCGTGGTGCGCATAGACAGATAATATGGTCATGCTTTTATGATAGCACCTTCAAACAAACTGATTAATGAATAGCTTCTGTACATGGCGGAGGGAGAGGGATTCGAACCCTCGAGGGCTTGCGCCCAACACGCTTTCCAAGCGTGCGCCATAGGCCACTAGGCGACCCCTCCATGATTGTTAAGTGTACTGGGTTTGAATCCCTGGGATTTCGACCCACCTTCGGCGGGCCCGCAATTTCACTATTGAAAACAAGTTTTCATCGGAAAATTGCCTTGCAAAATGCCACTGGCATTTCTCACCTCGAGGGCTTGCGCTGTAGCACGCTTTCCAAGCGTGCGCCATAGGCCACTAGGCGACCCCTCCGAGCGCTAAAAAACGTACTATAGTAAATTATACTCTATTCTTCTCTTGAATAAAGTTGTTTTATAGAGGTAAAATGAGCAGTACGGTTTATGGCAATTATTGATTTAAAACAAGTAAGCAAAGTGTACGGGTTTGGCGACGCCACAACCATTGCTGTTGATGCCACCGATTTAAAGATAGAAAAAGGTGATTTCGTAGCCATTATGGGGCCAAGTGGCTCTGGCAAAAGTAGCCTCCTGCACATTATTGGGCTACTAGACCGGCCATCTACAGGGCAATACAAGCTCGATAACCGTAATGTTTCGCGCTTTAGAAGTGGCAAGCGCGCCAAAACCCGGCGCGATAAAATTGGGTTTGTGTTCCAAAATTTTAACCTATTATCTAACATGACAGCCCTAGAAAACGTTTCACTCCCCCTTGCCTACAAAGGCAAAAGTACCCTACGAAGACTAAACCAGTCTTCTGTCATGCTTGCCAAAGTAGGTTTACAATCTAGAGAGTATTATTACCCACATCAATTAAGCGGTGGGCAAGTTCAACGTGTTGCTATTGCGCGTGCTCTCATAAATAACCCTGCCATCATCATAGCCGATGAACCAACAGGTAATCTTGATAGTGCAAGCAGTAAAGTCATTATGGAACTGCTAAAAGACATTCATAAAGGCGGTAATACCATATTAATGGTGACCCATAACCCAGAAATAACGGTGTACGCCAACCGTGTGTTATACATGCTAGACGGTAAAATAGTGATTGATCAGCCGCTTAAAAAGGGCGAAAAAGCCAACCTAGAAAACTTACAAAAAGTTCAACAAAAAGAAGATAATCACAAAAAGAAGGGTGCGTAACAATGTTTAACGCCCATCTTAAAATGGCCTTCGCTAGCCTACGCTCAGCCAAAATTCGCAGCTTTTTAACGATGTTTGGAGTAGTAATAGGTGTGAGTAGCGTGTTAATTGCTGTGAGTGTTGGGCAAGGCGTTAAACAACAGGTACTCAGCCAAATTACACAACTTGGTAACGACGTTGTGACGGTAATACCAGGAAAATCGTTTTCTACAGATAGCAAAGGCAATATTACTGGGTTTAATGCATCGGCTATTCAAGGGGTGAGCACTTTACGAAACGAAGATATAGAAGCGATTAAAAAAATAGATGGCATAACATCGGTAAGTCCTGGAGTGTATATTTCTGGAGTAGCAACCACACCAGAACGGGCTGACTACTCTGGTGCAACAATTATCGCTACCACACCAGATATAAAAGATGTGCTTGCAAGTAAACTAGAGTACGGTGAATTCTTTACAGAAAACGATGCCCAAAAAAAAGTTGTGG includes these proteins:
- a CDS encoding DUF1361 domain-containing protein, which encodes MKQPHIFRSTYGGVFMALVLFSLFCANLSFIRVSITHSTSLLFLLWNLLLAWVPLIFAWLLYRKTLQSGLTWSKRNIIYFIFWLLFLPNAFYLTTDFVHLKGYFDDPQRIFDIVLLISYAINGIILGMVALLLVHVSAVKRFKNNGHWLPVAVLLMSGFAIYLGRYLRWNSWDVFINPFGLLFDVSDRIVNPSDHLLTFSTTLLFFSFYGFLYLIVWRFYQLASTLQQESK
- a CDS encoding NAD(P)H-dependent oxidoreductase, which codes for MTILSVYAHHEATSLTSALKNVTISVLSHQGHTVLESDLYGSGFAAKAEKYDFTTTSGQHFNYMLEQKHAQLEGMSFAPDIVAEIEKLAQADLVIFHTPLWWFSVPAVLKGWFDRVLAMGVAWDGGKIYENGLLRGKRAMLCVTAGGPNDYYRIDGKHKATIPQILHPIQHGTLAFCGFDVLEPYIVLNALGKNHQQLQSVLTEYQFKIEHLVDSPTYFHKFD
- a CDS encoding ABC transporter ATP-binding protein; its protein translation is MAIIDLKQVSKVYGFGDATTIAVDATDLKIEKGDFVAIMGPSGSGKSSLLHIIGLLDRPSTGQYKLDNRNVSRFRSGKRAKTRRDKIGFVFQNFNLLSNMTALENVSLPLAYKGKSTLRRLNQSSVMLAKVGLQSREYYYPHQLSGGQVQRVAIARALINNPAIIIADEPTGNLDSASSKVIMELLKDIHKGGNTILMVTHNPEITVYANRVLYMLDGKIVIDQPLKKGEKANLENLQKVQQKEDNHKKKGA